Proteins encoded by one window of Carassius auratus strain Wakin chromosome 8, ASM336829v1, whole genome shotgun sequence:
- the LOC113107554 gene encoding melanocortin receptor 3-like, which translates to MNDSYLQFLERQKPANSTSLPPNGSTVDPPAGALCEQVQIQAEVFLTLGIVSLLENILVILAVVKNKNLHSPMYFFLCSLAAADMLVSVSNSLETIVIAILSSHLLVASDHFVRLMDNVFDSMICISLVASICNLLAIAIDRYVTIFYALRYHSIVTVRRALVAIAAIWLVCVVCGIVFIVYSESKTVIVCLITMFFAMLVLMATLYVHMFLLARLHVQRIAALPPAAAGNPAPRQRSCMKGAVTISILLGVFVCCWAPFFLHLILLVSCPHHPLCLCYMSHFTTYLVLIMCNSVIDPLIYACRSLEMRKTFKEILCCFGCPPPL; encoded by the coding sequence ATGAACGACTCATACCTGCAGTTTCTtgaaaggcagaaacctgcaaaCAGCACGTCTTTGCCTCCTAATGGCAGCACCGTTGATCCTCCAGCAGGGGCACTGTGCGAGCAGGTTCAGATCCAGGCAGAGGTTTTTCTCACCTTGGGTATTGTGAGTCTTCTGGAGAACATCCTTGTCATCTTGGCCGTGGTCAAGAACAAGAACCTTCACTCTCCGATGTATTTTTTCCTGTGCAGCCTGGCTGCCGCGGACATGTTGGTGAGTGTTTCGAACTCTTTGGAGACCATTGTCATTGCCATACTAAGCAGTCACCTTTTGGTGGCCAGTGACCATTTTGTGCGTTTGATGGACAATGTGTTTGATTCAATGATCTGTATTTCTCTCGTGGCATCAATCTGCAACCTCTTGGCGATTGCCATCGACCGCTACGTCACGATTTTCTACGCCTTACGCTACCACAGCATAGTTACCGTACGCAGAGCGCTGGTGGCCATCGCTGCGATCTGGTTGGTGTGTGTGGTTTGTGGGATCGTCTTCATAGTGTACTCCGAGAGCAAGACCGTGATTGTTTGTCTGATCACAATGTTCTTTGCCATGCTGGTGCTCATGGCCACTCTCTACGTACACATGTTTCTTCTCGCCAGACTTCACGTCCAGAGAATCGCAGCATTACCCCCAGCGGCTGCCGGTAACCCAGCCCCACGTCAACGCAGCTGTATGAAGGGAGCCGTGACCATCTCCATCCTCCtcggtgtgtttgtgtgctgctgggCACCATTTTTCCTCCACCTCATTCTGCTGGTGTCCTGTCCACACCATCCGCTCTGCCTCTGCTACATGTCTCACTTCACCACGTACCTGGTCCTCATTATGTGCAACTCTGTGATTGACCCCCTCATCTACGCCTGCCGCAGTCTGGAAATGAGGAAGACCTTTAAGGAGATACTGTGCTGTTTTGGCTGTCCGCCTCCACTTTAG